The Solicola gregarius DNA window TCGGGCGAGACACGCCGGGTCTCTCGCGAGTGGCGCAGATTCGCTGCAAGCGCCGGCCGCTGAGCAACGAACCTGCGCCACTCGCGAACCAACAGTACCGACGAGTTGTATGCAATGCCGCGCAGAAGATCTAGGCTCGTCCGCCCGCGGCCACCTGCGGGCGCAATGACGACCACGCCGCGCGAATATGCGACCGCATGACCGACTCGGCCCAGTCGGGGTCGCGGTCGTCCAACGCCTGTACGAGCTCCTGGTGATGAGAGAGGCTGCGCGCAAGTGCATCGCGCGAGTAGAGCGAGAACGTGCGCGAGACCAGCGGGACGCGGACGACCGATGCGACCAGGCTGCGTAGCCGGGAGTTGCCGGACGCCTCGAGGATCGCGCCGTGGAAGCGGTTGTTCAGGTCGGTGAGCTCGACGAGGTCGGGCCGGCGCTTGGCCGCGACTGTGTCCATGGCGTCGGCGAGCGTGCCGAGCTGCTCGATGTCGGCGAGCCCGGACGTCGCCGCGAGGCTGCATCCCCACGGCTCGAGCAGCGTACGTAACGCGAAGATCTCCTCGAGATCCTCGGTACGCCAGCTCTGTACCTGCACCCCGCGGTTCTGTTGATACAGCACGAGGCCTTCTGCGGCGAGCCGTCGCAGAGCCTCGCGTACGGGAGTGCGGCTGACGCCGATGTCGCCGGCCAGGTCGGTTTCGCGCAGCCAGTGACCCTCGGGCAGGTCGCCCGTGAGGATCCGTTCGCGGATCGTCTCGTACGCGTGCGTGGCGGCCCTGCCGGTCTCGACGCTGGTGGTGTTCTCGGTCATCTCGGCTCAGAGACTAGCAGTTGCGGGACGTTCACCTTGCGTGGCAATTGTATGCAATCTGTTGACGAGCGACCAAGCCGCGGCCTAGTGTCGGAACGACGACGCGGATCTCGCGATCACTTCCTGGCGAGTCGTATACGAAAGTGGGTTTCGTCGGTGACGAGCGAGGACCATCTCCCACTCGACGATCTGCGTGTCGTCGAGCTCGGACAACTGCTGGCGGGCCCGTTCTGCGGCCAGTTGCTCGGTGACTTCGGCGCCCAGGTGATCAAGGTCGAAGACCCGTCGTCCGGCGACCCGATGCGGCAGTGGGGACGGGAGAAGCCGTACGGCCAGTCCCTGTGGTGGCCGGTCGTCGCACGCAACAAGTCGTCCGTGACCGCGAACCTGCGCACTGAGGCCGGCCAGGATCTCGTCCGCCGGTTACTCGCCGACGCAGACGTGCTCATCGAGAACTTCCGTCCCGGCACGCTCGAGCGATGGGGCCTCGCCCCGGAGGTGCTGTGGGAGGTCAACCCCCGGCTGATCGTCACCCGGGTCACCGGGTTCGGACAGGACGGCCCGTACGCGCAGCGCGCCGGATACGGGTCGATCGGCGAGGCGATGGGCGGCATCCGGTACGTCACGGGCGATCCCGACCGCCCGCCCGCGCGTACGGGGGTTTCCCTGGGCGACTCGCTCGCGGCGACGTTCGCCTGTCTCGGCACCCTCGTGGCACTGCACCAGCGTGGCCGCGACGGCCGCGGACAGATCGTCGACTCGGCGATCTACGAGGCGGTGCTCTCGCTGATGGAGTCGATGATTCCCGAGTGGCAGGTCGCCGGCTACCAACGTGAGCGGACGGGCGCGACATTGCCTAACGTCTCGCCGAGCAATGCGTACCCGACCGGTGACGGCGAGATGTTGCTGATCGCCGCCAACCAGGACACCGTGTTCGGTCGGCTCGCCGAGGTGATGGGCAGAGCCGAGCTGGCGTCCGACGAGCGGTACGCGACGCACAGCGCTCGCGGGGCCTACATGGACGAGCTCGACGGACTGATCGCCGCGTGGACATCGACGATCAAGGCCGACGACCTGCTCGAACGCCTCCACGAGGGCGGTGTCCCGGCCGGACGGATCTTCCGGGCGAAGGACATGTTCGCCGATCCACACTTCGCCGCCCGAGACGCGATCGTACGACTTGCCCACCCCGATCTGGGTGAGTTCGCCGTCCACAACGTCGCGCCGAAGCTGTCTGCAACACCCGGCGCCGTACGCCGGCTCGGCCCAGCGCTCGGCCAACACAACAACGAGATCTATCGCGACGTGCTGGGGCTGAGTGACGACGAGCTGTCGTCGCTGCGCTCCGATGGCGTCATCTGAAGGAGAACCAATGACCCACAGGCTTGGCGTCGACGTCGGAGGCACCTTCACCGACGTGCTCCTGATCGACGAGGACACCGGCGCGACGTACCGCGAGAAAACGCCGTCAACGCCCGACGACCAGTCCGTCGGCGTGCTGCGCGGCATCACCAGTGTGTGCGCGGATGCGGGCGTCGACATCGGAGACATCAGATCCGTGCTCCACGGCACCACCGTCGCAACGAACGCGATTCTCGAAGGTAAGGGCGCGCGGGTCGGGCTCGTCACGACGCAGGGCTTTCGGCAGGTGCTTCAGATCGCTCGATCATTCGTCCCGGGCGGACTCGCGGGCTGGATCATCTGGCCCAAGCCGGAGCCGCTGGCCGCGCTCGAGGACACGGTCGAGGTCGCCGAGCGCGTCGGCAGCGAGGGCGAGGTCGTCCGTGCGCTCGACGAGGACGACGTACGTACGCAGTTGCGCAAGCTGAAGGCGCACGACGTCGAGGCGCTGAGCATCAGCCTGCTGAACTCGTACGCCAACCCGACCCACGAGCGGCGAGTCGGCGAGATCGCCGCCGAGGAACTGCCCGGGTTGCAGGTCTCCCTCTCGTCGACCGTGCTTGCCGAGCTGCGCGAGTACGAACGCACCCTCACGACGGTCGCGAACGCCTGCGTACAGCCGCGGGTCGCGCGTTACGTCGAGCATCTCGAGTCGCAGCTCGAGAAGGCCGGCGCCGACGGGAAGCTCTACATACTGCGCAGCGACGGCGGCCTGGTGTCGGCGAAGGCGGCCGAGGAGAATCCCGTGTCGATGCTGATGTCCGGCCCCGCGGGTGGTGTCACGGGCGCGGTGCGCGTCGCCGAGCAGACCGGGTTCGCCGACTTCCTGACCTTCGACATGGGCGGAACGTCGACCGATGTCGCGCTCGTGCAGAACTTCGCACCAAGGGTCGGTCGGGAAACCAGCGTCGGCGATCTCACCGTGCGCGCCACCTCGGTGGACGTACGTACGGTCGGTGCCGGCGGAGGGTCGATCGCGCACGTACCCGAACTGACGCAGGCGCTGCGGGTGGGTCCGCAGTCCGCCGGCGCCGCGCCAGGGCCGGCGGCGTACGGCGCGGGTGGCACCGAGCCGACCGTGACCGATGCCAATGTCGTCCTCGGCTATCTGCCGACCGAGCTCGCGGGCGGTGAGCTGCCCCTCGACCGGGACGCCTCGGTCGCGGCGGTGAAGTCGATCGCGGACGGCACCGGCCTCGGATCGGTCGAGGCGGCCGCACAGGGCATCATCGACATCGTCAACGAGAACATGCTCGGCGCGCTCCGGCTCGTCTCTGTGCAGCAGGGCTTCGACCCGCGCGACTTCGCGTTGATCGCGTATGGCGGTGCAGGGCCGTTGCACGGCAACGCGCTCGGCAAGCTCACCGGAGCGTGGCCGGTCATCATCCCGCCGTCGCCGGGAGTGCTGTGTGCGTTGGGCGATGCGACGACCGGGCTCCGGGACGAGGCCGTTCGCACGCTCGTCCGTACGTTCGGCCAGCTCAGTGACGACAGCCTGAGGCAGATCCTCGACGAACTCTCCGCCGAGGTACGCGCGTCGCTCACCGAGCAGGGCGTACCCGAGTCGGAGCAGCAGGTCACGTACGGCGCCGACCTGCGTTACCACGGGCAGGGCTTCGAGATACCTGTCGACATCGACGTCGCCGCGTTCGACGGCTCGGGAGGCGGGCTCGCCGCGCTGCGGACGGCCTTCGATGCAGAGCACGAGCGACTCTTCTCGTTCCTGCTCGACAACGAGCACGAGCTGGTCACCGTACGCGCGACCGGTAGCGGACCACGACCGACGGTCGCCGAGACGGTGTTGGCGGATGGTGAGGCGGACGCGGTTGGTGCCGCCGTGCGCCGCCAGCCGATCTGGGTCGATGGTGCACAGGTCGAGGCGACGATCTACGAACGCGGCAAGCTCGTGGCCGGCAACGTCGTCGCAGGCCCCGCGGTGATCACTGAGATGGACTCGACGACCCTCGTACTTCCCGACCACGCGGCGACCGTTCACCGCAGCGGCAGCCTGCTGATCCGCCCGATCGACAGCCAGGAGGGCTGACACATGGCACGTTTGATCGAGACGGCGACCGAGCCACTCCGCAAGGTCGACGTCGACCTCGTCACCGTGGACCTGGTGGAGAACGCCCTGCGCAACGCGCGCTACGAGATGGACGAGGTGCTGTTCCGTACCGCGCTGTCGCCCGGCATCCGCGAGCAGCACGACGAGTTCCCGCTGATCGGCGACCCCGAGGGCAAGATGGTCGTCGGCCAGTTCGGGCTGTCGATCCCGGACTTCCTGGAGAACTTCTCCGGCACCATCGAGGAGGGCGACGTACTGCTCACCTCCGACCCATACTCGTGCGGTGCCGCGATCAGCCACGCGAACGACTGGCTCGTGGTGATGCCGATCTTCTTCGAGGGACGGATCGTCGGCTGGTCCTCGATGTTCGGGCACATGTCCGACGTCGGCGGCAAGACACCGGCGTCGATGCCGACGGACGCGCGCACGATCTACGAAGAGGGCGTGGTCATCCCGCCGATCAAGATCTACAAGCAGGGCGTACTCGCTGATGACGCGCTGGCGATCATCCTGAACCAGGTACGTAAGCCCGACTGGAACCGCGCCGACCTCAACGGCCTCGTCGCCGCCTGTCGTACGGCCGGCCGGCGGATCCAGGAGCTGTGCGCGCGGTTCGGTGCCGATACGTACACCTCGACGCTCGAAGCGCTGCTCGACCGCAACTACCGGGCGATGAAGGCGCTGCTGCAGATGGTGTTCAAGGACGGCGAGACGCTGTCGTTCACCGACTACATCTGCGACGACGGCGTCGGGTACGGGCCGTACGAGCTGAAGATGAGCCTGACCCGCACCGGCGACAAGGTGCTGATCGACCTCACCGGCAGCAGCCCGCAGGCGCAGGGGCCGATCAACTACTTCATCAACGAGAACCTGATGCGGATGTTCTTCGGGATCTACATGATCACCGTCGCCGATCCGCAGATCCTGTGGAACGACGGGTTCTATCCGCTGGTCGACGTGAAGATCCCGGAGGAGTCGTTCTGGAAGCCGAAACACCCTGCTGCGTTGAACGGACGCAACCACGGCATCGGTCGCGTCTTCGATCTCTTCGGCGGGCTGCTGGGGCAGACCAACCCCGACCTGCTGAATGCTGCGGGCTTCTCGTCGTCGCCGCACTTCATGTACTCCGGCAACTACACCGACCCGGAGCGCAAGGGGGAGTGGTTCCAGCTGTACTCGATCGGGTTCGGCGGCATCCCCGGCCGCCCGATCGGCGATGGGCCCGACGGACATTCGCTGTGGCCGTCGTTCGTGAACATCCCGTGCGAGTACCTCGAGTCGTACTATCCGATGCGCATCGAGCGTTGGGAGACGATCACCGACACCGGCGGTGCGGGTCTGCACCGCGGCGGTAACGGGGTCGAGGTCGCGTACCGGTTCCTCGAGCCGGGCACCATCGCGATCCACGACGACCGCTGGCTCACGTACCCCTGGGGTGTGAACGGTGGCGCGCCGGGCGCGCGCGGGCGTAAATGGATCGACCGGGCTGACGGCAGCACGGAGATCCTGCCCAGCAAGGTCCATGACGTTCACGTGTATCCCGACGACGTGCTGCATTTCGTCACCTGGGGCGGGGGTGGCTGGGGCGATCCGCTCGAACGCGACCCGGAGCTCGTCGCTCTCGAGGTCCGGCGCGGCCTGGTCAGTGCCGACGGCGCGCGCGAGTACGGCGTGGTCTGCGACCACGCGGGCACGGTGGACGCGGCGGCGACCGAGGAGCTGCGGTCGGCAATGCGCGCGTACCGACCTGACGTACTGCCGACGTTCGACGCCGGGCCGCCGCTCGAGACGATCCTCGAGCGGTGCGAGGCGGAGACCGGACTCCCGGCACCGAAACCGCCGGTGGCACTGTGAGCTGTGATGGCTGACCACGCATCCGGCTTCGCCGGCACGCTGACTCCCGGGGAGCGGCCGGCCGTCTTGGCGATCGACCTGATGGCCGCGTACTTCACGCCGGGTAGTGCCTTCTGCCTGCCGTCGCGGGACTGTCTCGAGTCGGCGGCGCGGGTCGTCGAGGTGGCGCGGGTGGCCGGCGTGCCGGTGATCCACACGAGGGTCGAGTTCGCTCCCGATGCCGTTGACGGCGGCGTCTTCGTGCAGAAGGTGCCGGCCCTGAAGGCGCTCGCGGGCGGGGGCGAGC harbors:
- a CDS encoding GntR family transcriptional regulator, with translation MTENTTSVETGRAATHAYETIRERILTGDLPEGHWLRETDLAGDIGVSRTPVREALRRLAAEGLVLYQQNRGVQVQSWRTEDLEEIFALRTLLEPWGCSLAATSGLADIEQLGTLADAMDTVAAKRRPDLVELTDLNNRFHGAILEASGNSRLRSLVASVVRVPLVSRTFSLYSRDALARSLSHHQELVQALDDRDPDWAESVMRSHIRAAWSSLRPQVAAGGRA
- a CDS encoding CaiB/BaiF CoA transferase family protein; this encodes MTSEDHLPLDDLRVVELGQLLAGPFCGQLLGDFGAQVIKVEDPSSGDPMRQWGREKPYGQSLWWPVVARNKSSVTANLRTEAGQDLVRRLLADADVLIENFRPGTLERWGLAPEVLWEVNPRLIVTRVTGFGQDGPYAQRAGYGSIGEAMGGIRYVTGDPDRPPARTGVSLGDSLAATFACLGTLVALHQRGRDGRGQIVDSAIYEAVLSLMESMIPEWQVAGYQRERTGATLPNVSPSNAYPTGDGEMLLIAANQDTVFGRLAEVMGRAELASDERYATHSARGAYMDELDGLIAAWTSTIKADDLLERLHEGGVPAGRIFRAKDMFADPHFAARDAIVRLAHPDLGEFAVHNVAPKLSATPGAVRRLGPALGQHNNEIYRDVLGLSDDELSSLRSDGVI
- a CDS encoding hydantoinase/oxoprolinase family protein, encoding MTHRLGVDVGGTFTDVLLIDEDTGATYREKTPSTPDDQSVGVLRGITSVCADAGVDIGDIRSVLHGTTVATNAILEGKGARVGLVTTQGFRQVLQIARSFVPGGLAGWIIWPKPEPLAALEDTVEVAERVGSEGEVVRALDEDDVRTQLRKLKAHDVEALSISLLNSYANPTHERRVGEIAAEELPGLQVSLSSTVLAELREYERTLTTVANACVQPRVARYVEHLESQLEKAGADGKLYILRSDGGLVSAKAAEENPVSMLMSGPAGGVTGAVRVAEQTGFADFLTFDMGGTSTDVALVQNFAPRVGRETSVGDLTVRATSVDVRTVGAGGGSIAHVPELTQALRVGPQSAGAAPGPAAYGAGGTEPTVTDANVVLGYLPTELAGGELPLDRDASVAAVKSIADGTGLGSVEAAAQGIIDIVNENMLGALRLVSVQQGFDPRDFALIAYGGAGPLHGNALGKLTGAWPVIIPPSPGVLCALGDATTGLRDEAVRTLVRTFGQLSDDSLRQILDELSAEVRASLTEQGVPESEQQVTYGADLRYHGQGFEIPVDIDVAAFDGSGGGLAALRTAFDAEHERLFSFLLDNEHELVTVRATGSGPRPTVAETVLADGEADAVGAAVRRQPIWVDGAQVEATIYERGKLVAGNVVAGPAVITEMDSTTLVLPDHAATVHRSGSLLIRPIDSQEG
- a CDS encoding hydantoinase B/oxoprolinase family protein → MARLIETATEPLRKVDVDLVTVDLVENALRNARYEMDEVLFRTALSPGIREQHDEFPLIGDPEGKMVVGQFGLSIPDFLENFSGTIEEGDVLLTSDPYSCGAAISHANDWLVVMPIFFEGRIVGWSSMFGHMSDVGGKTPASMPTDARTIYEEGVVIPPIKIYKQGVLADDALAIILNQVRKPDWNRADLNGLVAACRTAGRRIQELCARFGADTYTSTLEALLDRNYRAMKALLQMVFKDGETLSFTDYICDDGVGYGPYELKMSLTRTGDKVLIDLTGSSPQAQGPINYFINENLMRMFFGIYMITVADPQILWNDGFYPLVDVKIPEESFWKPKHPAALNGRNHGIGRVFDLFGGLLGQTNPDLLNAAGFSSSPHFMYSGNYTDPERKGEWFQLYSIGFGGIPGRPIGDGPDGHSLWPSFVNIPCEYLESYYPMRIERWETITDTGGAGLHRGGNGVEVAYRFLEPGTIAIHDDRWLTYPWGVNGGAPGARGRKWIDRADGSTEILPSKVHDVHVYPDDVLHFVTWGGGGWGDPLERDPELVALEVRRGLVSADGAREYGVVCDHAGTVDAAATEELRSAMRAYRPDVLPTFDAGPPLETILERCEAETGLPAPKPPVAL